In Drosophila busckii strain San Diego stock center, stock number 13000-0081.31 chromosome 3R, ASM1175060v1, whole genome shotgun sequence, the sequence ggcgctggcgctggcaccGACTCATGTGAAGGCTTGTAGCGCAGGGCCAAATTGGGTGACTCTTCAACCGCTTGTGGCTTCAGGAGCAGTcgccacttgctgctgctggtactGGCAtcggcagcagtagcagcagcagtgtctGATGCACTGGAACTGGCTGAGTTTGCGGTCTTATCCGTCGTTGGTAGGCGTCGATAGTTAACAACAGAGTCGTAGACTTCTTCCTCCTCATTGtcttgcagctgccacaacacGCGCCGGCTGCTGCACGTGTGTAACTTGCCAATTTCCTCTATAAGAAGGCAGCAATtagctaaaaagaaaattagaAATTCGAGTGGCTTACCAGAACTTTGAGCTTTATCCATGGTTTATGGAAGCGTACAGCACTTTTCAGTTAAAGATGGTTAAAAAACGTGAGTCACAGTAAAtttgaaacaacaaaattgtgtgtatctgtgtgggATTGGAGTTTTTGGAAATTAACTGAAAAATCACGTGGGAGCTCAGGAGATGCTCAAATTTGCTTGGCCTacttaaaaatgttgaaacgctttaagtttttgttgactttcattttctttaattgtatattttgtcataaaatcttttttttttttctttttagacTAAATTAACTGTGTTACATTTTTTGGGTttcttaatttcaattaatgttCGACTAgcgcattttaaaaatgtatgttaACGTTATGCATTTGAACagaagtttgttttttatatactacatatataaatattatacagtTTAAATTTGCCAACAAAGGATtagtaaatgtttatatttatatctctctctctctcattaagtgttaatgtatttatatattaatgttCATTCAATTGGTTGCACTAATTGTAGCTGGTTTAAGAAGCATGAGATTTTTGTATGTTGACTAGAGAGTGGGGATGAAATGCGTTAATTGGCTATGAAACCACAAAGGACATACATACTTCGGCAACCTTGAGAGTAACGTTCTGACTAGCATTCGGCTTAATGAGATGTGAAGAGTTCAAAAGTGTTGTGTTTCTTGTAGATTCTACTCGAAGGACGGGGTAGGGATAGCAAGTTTGCTTGTATAGTAAAGGCTTCTACTAGTTGTATTTggtttaaatattgatttagaGGGCGTCTTGAAAGTCTTACATTTAACATACGTTTAGTAGAAGCTAAGTacatagtttttgtttaaagtatTTCATGTAAAGTACACACATTGCCtgttgaattgtttttgttttaagtttacACGTGGGTCGGTTTTAAAGTGAAGTTTGCAACTATTGTTAACAATTACGGCTCGAAACGCTAAGTAGCTTACATGacatgtatttgtttaaaattatgaaattatagTTGTGCTTGATacatgttttataatttatacacaagaatatgcgctttgtttatatataatatacatatataaaaaaaatttgtcttacaaattgttttgttcaAGTTCAAGTTTCTGGTTGTCTTGTCGTATTGGTTCCAATtgatgcttaaattttaacaataatttctttataaaacCGTTAcaagtgtatatatgtacataaacgCTTGCTATATAACACTAGTTATATACtagtgtgtatatatgtttcAGGGACATTTAATATCTCATGTCTCATAATTCAATTCTTTCGGTTTctttatgttaaatttgtttgtgtttgtgtttaattaatgttataGCTATATTGCTAATCTCtggttttttttgctttggttttgatttctttataTACTTGGCTTTTAAACTACAATATAAATGTCTCGACTTGCTGTAGTTATTATGTTACTAATCATAAGTTACTGGACGACACAGTGAGAATACAAAGACGATGGCGTACCACACCTCGGTGAAGTAGAGCGCTATCTGCAGCGTGCATAGACAATACTCCAGACGCAGCCTGTAGGTTTGCAGGAGCAGCAGATACGAGACGCCCACAAAGCAGGGTAGAGTCAGAAAGACAGACATTATGGCAGTCCAACCTGTGAATAGACAGAGAGCGTGAGAAATCAACGTGAGCAACAAAGAGAAATTGATAACGTGCTATAAATAGACGTAACATCGACTGTGCCAATTAATTCTGAACACTCAGTTCATGTCACTCTACCTCGCTCGGCCAGCGTTCCCTTGCGTCCCATTATCAGGCGCATCGTCTCTAGCACGATGAAGCTTATCATCACCGCCGAGTCCTGCGCGAGCGTGTGCCCTGTGTAGCTTAAATTGATCGCCTTTAGCAAGCCCATGGCCATTTCACAGCAGGCAAACATGCCAAAGTAAAAGCTATTCAAATAGATTAGCACCTCGTAGTTCATGCTAGGATTTGGCTTCTTGGGCACTAACGGTGGCGGTCGCTTTGGCGGCATTTTAACTGTTTAATGCAACTAACGCTACAGAAATTCACTATTTATTGGCCTAATCCCGGCACAGTTTGGCAATGCGCGCTGcgctgttggcgctgcttaCGTTGGGCGCTATATTTTTAGACTgaccataataataatgcgaACCTGCTGTGTTGGCCATTGGCTCTGTCactctggttgttgttgttgttgttgctgctgtttgtggtTGTCGCAGCGCattctgttgtttttatttatttgaattatatgtTGGTCGTTGTCGCCTTTCGCGTGTTCAAAATCTGTTGTGTCTCTTATTAAGGCCAGGTTAGCTAGGATTGGCGAATAACCTACCCTTACAATTgttaaacttaaaacaaaatatttccaCATACTTTAGATATTGAGTTCTGCTTCGAATACTAAAATAGTTTCGAGTTTGTTGCTACTAAATCGAGATTCAAGACAtgtttttagttattaaaatacaattgtcGTTTTAATTGCTTGATAGCAAACATTTTCCTCGTCTGTAGTTCCTTTCAGTCTAGCTGGCCTAAACCCACCCAAACAGCTAGAGCTCTCTGCTGTTGGCGTATATACTATTACACTTGAATTAGAAGTGTACGTTGCAGTTGTATCATGAGCAGCGACAACGATGCCAACTGCTGCGCTCTGATGCTAATGCACATAGACTACTTATGTGtggtttgtctgtctgtgcgagtgtttgtatataattatagatCATTATAAGCGTATAAAAATACaccaacaaagcaacaacgaGCGAGTCCGAGCCCCGAGCCAGGCGACAAAGGCCGGACAAAAGAATGCGCTctgaatttaaatcaaatggcGCTTTTGATCGAAACGGACGCGACGCGGCGTATATCGTTATCCGTGCTACTGCGAGTGCGTTTTACACATAACACATAACACTACTATATCTTATATAAGAATGCAAAGTTTTAGTACGAACCTCTTTGCTTCCATTTTGGTGGCTGTTAACTGGTTTTTTAAAGTGGCGTGAGCAGACTACGGATAGCAACTTCTTTGTCTGGGGTTAGTATATCCTTAGAggtttgtgcgtgtgtgtgagtttatgGTTGCGGTTCGTGATTCGCTCTTTATACACCAATATCGCTCAACTTAAACGTAAAGAGTTTGATGTAATTATGCCAAAGGAtgcgttgtcgtcgtcgtatCAATGCAGCTTCATTTACTTGcattgctgcagttgtttttgctgttgctgttgtttctgttgttgttgctgttgctgacatCGGCATCGACGTGGCAACGTTAACCAACTGCTAGGTATATGTAACGGGTCGACACATTGTACAAATGAATATGCTGGCGTAGACTAGTTCAGCACCTTGTAGAATGATCATTAAGGCACTCAGAATAATTTCGAGCTTAAGAACAAAGGTTTgaaaacaacataaataaataacaatagctAGACTGGGCAGTGTTAATATTACGGACGCGGTTGCTTGCCAGCCTGCAAAGAGAAAACAATATAGAATACTAGTTAGAACATATAGGCATTCAgtataaaatagttttcattTTGGTGTGCGGTGtgctgtttctttttttaatttttcctCATCGTCCCTTTTTTCATAGTATTTAGTTAAGTatgcataatttgtatataattaactaCCTGAATTGTTTACTGAACTTTGTAACTAGTaaccaaatttaaaatatgggTCATGGCATTTtgggcattaattaaatatgcagagctaaaaattacgcatacgccgtgttgATTATGAAAACATTTACAAACCAAAGCTGATatggagtgtgtgtgtgtattagtgtgtgcgTACCAAACAATGATGACGCTTTTGTGGCATTGAGAACACAGCAAATTATTTGAGCATGTCATCATAGCAGAAACTCTTCATACCAACCCCAGCAGCTTCCTCCAACTCACTCCGAGACTGCCATAACTGTTGAGTTGAGTCCATGCGGCACAGCTcattaagtaaacaaatacgagtattaaacataaaatgggCGCACAGCATATGGAGTGGATAGCTGCGTGCGATTGTGTGCGTCTGtctgcgtgcgtgtgtgtgtgtgtgtgtctgtgtttcgATACATGCTTGTAAGTGTGTAATAAATGGCACACTTAgtgcttttgttatttcttttgtttggaACTACTCACCACGATCACTGAGGCTGCTCTTGCGACCAAAGACGATGCGCAGCGTTTCGATGATGAACAACGAGAGCAAGATGGTCGCCTCACGTGACAAAATGTTTTCTCCATATTCTAGATTGATTGCCTTTAGaacgcccacgcccacctCGAATGCGGCGTACATGCCAAAATAGAACGAATTTAGATACATGAGTATCTCGTATATTAGGCTGGCGTTCATGTTCTtattgtagctgttgttgttgctgctgctgccgccgcagctTCTTTTGCTGCTCGCGCTACTTTCGTTGGAGTGTGGCGGGGACTGGGACTGGTGCTGCCGACGCTGGTCACTTTAGAGTTGTTGTACACTGGGACTGGCccagggcagcagcagcagcaggtggctcacacgcacacatacacgcacattcatgcatatacatatacatatgtgtacatGTGCTTTGTCTGGGGCTGGGCGCGCTCGTTGGGGGACTCGGTGCGCGGAACACAAGCTGATTTGCCCTTCTTggtgtatttttaattgtgtctgcccatatgcatatttacttTATCGCACACTTGCCGTTgctagtgttgttgttgtcgtttatTATTCAGCGTTGTCATGGGAGTTTTTCCTTGTTGCGTTGGTAGCACAgtcacaagcacaagcacgaatgtgtgtgtattttcgagtgtataaaaattgataaatttattatgcgtGTGGTAATTGTTTAAAAGCATCCACGGCGCTTATATAAAAACCAATTTAGAATTTGCTTCTCcactcacgcacacaaaaacaatacCGCAATGCTTTGGCACGCATCTGTCAGATACGGTATTTATTTAGATACGTAAAGCTCTGTTATTGCTCTGCTATATGCAAATCGAGAATGTTAGGGCGCTGTTGCTGGAAGTATCGATAAGTTTTTGTTATGTTGTACTTGTAAGCACAGAATTCTTGGCAAAACTTCCTAGCTTTTTAAAAGCCTTGCAACGGCTACGTAATCGACTTGTCTGTCTTACGAATAACAATCagcatatatttgtttttgttttggcacAGACAGCCTTAAATACACGATTTCTCCACATAAGCTGTCGTTTTGTTGTCACTCTTGGTTTCGTTAAATGCAGTTtcgttaaatatataatatgtgtTAACCAACACTTAACTTCTATCATTGCAGTTATCGTTCCGCCGCCactatattattttgtaaataaaggaaaataattgtaaacatGCCGGCGGATCAGATTCAATACTCTGAGAAGTATTTTGACGACAAATTTGAATACAGGTGAGCTAGAGTTGCGAGAATCACTTTTCAATGTAAGCGACGCTGCTAAATTAATGttgaaatcaaagcaattgagTGTAATACAACATATATGTTGAAAGTCACAAATGGCGCACATTCTTGACGTTGACCTACATATTTACCTTTGCTTTCTCT encodes:
- the LOC108603088 gene encoding transmembrane protein 216, encoding MPPKRPPPLVPKKPNPSMNYEVLIYLNSFYFGMFACCEMAMGLLKAINLSYTGHTLAQDSAVMISFIVLETMRLIMGRKGTLAERGWTAIMSVFLTLPCFVGVSYLLLLQTYRLRLEYCLCTLQIALYFTEVWYAIVFVFSLCRPVTYD
- the LOC108603089 gene encoding uncharacterized protein LOC108603089, with the translated sequence MNASLIYEILMYLNSFYFGMYAAFEVGVGVLKAINLEYGENILSREATILLSLFIIETLRIVFGRKSSLSDRGWQATASVILTLPSLAIVIYLCCFQTFVLKLEIILSALMIILQGAELVYASIFICTMCRPVTYT